A DNA window from uncultured Methanoregula sp. contains the following coding sequences:
- a CDS encoding P-II family nitrogen regulator — protein sequence MKEIMAIVRMKKTGATKKALVATGVAGFTAVKVLGRGKLVTDPKELDKCREKLLAMGLDDFSDAGDTEKLVTSFLDGSRFFPRRLFTILAHDDDVPRIVEAITKVNRTEYGIGDGTIFVLPVEDAVRVRTGEAGEAAIW from the coding sequence ATGAAAGAGATCATGGCCATCGTGCGGATGAAAAAGACCGGCGCAACCAAAAAAGCCCTTGTCGCAACCGGCGTTGCCGGGTTCACTGCGGTAAAAGTGCTGGGCCGGGGAAAACTGGTCACCGATCCAAAGGAGCTCGACAAATGCAGGGAGAAACTCCTTGCCATGGGACTCGATGACTTCAGCGATGCGGGAGATACCGAGAAACTGGTCACCAGTTTCCTGGACGGGTCCAGGTTCTTCCCGCGGCGTCTCTTCACGATCCTGGCGCACGATGACGACGTGCCCCGGATTGTCGAGGCAATAACAAAAGTAAACCGGACAGAGTACGGGATTGGCGACGGAACCATCTTTGTCCTGCCGGTTGAGGATGCGGTCCGGGTCAGAACCGGAGAAGCAGGAGAAGCAGCTATCTGGTGA